GCCTGCAGCACCTGGCCGGCACGCTGGCCGAGCTGCGCGGCCGGCTGCTCGGCCAGGCTCTGGCCCAGCGCCTCGATCGCCGGCAACTGGCCCTTGACCACCCGCTGCGCCAGCTCCTTCTTGGCACCGCCCTCGGCGGGAGCGGACTGGGCCGCGGCGGCCAGGGGCAGGGTCAGCAGGCCGGCGAGGGCCACGCCACGCCAGACGGCGCGCGACACGGGATGGATCTTCAAGAGGTACTCCTTCATTCGGTGCTGCCGGCGTCCGCCTCGGGATCGGCCGGCGCATCGGTGTCGGCCGCGGCGTCGTTCTCCACGATGCGCTGCAGCCCGGTGAGCTTGGACCCGTCGTCCAGGGCGATCAGCGTCACGCCCTGGGTGGCACGGCCCAACTCGCGGATCTCGGCGACGCGGGTGCGGACCAGCACGCCGCGGTCGGTGATGAGCATGATCTCGTCGGTCGGCCGCACCAGGGTGGCGGCGACGACGCGGCCGTTGCGCTCGCTCTGCTGGATGGCGATCATCCCCTTGGTGCCCCGGCCGTGCCGGGTGTACTCGGCAATCGGGGTGCGCTTGCCATAACCGTTCTCGGTGGCGGTGAGCACGCTCTGCAGCTCGTCCTCCGCCACCAGCATGGCGATCACCCGCTGGCCCTCTTCCAGCGCCATGCCGCGCACGCCGCGCGCGCCCCGGCCCATCGCCCGCACGTCGTTCTCGTCGAAGCGCACCGCCTTGCCGCCATCGGAGAACAGCATCACGTCGTGGTGGCCGTCGGTCAGGGCGGCGCCGATCAGGTGATCGCCCTCGTCCAGGTCGACGGCGATGATGCCGGCCTTGCGCGGGTTGCTGAACTCGTCCAGCGCCGTCTTCTTCACCGTGCCCAGCCCGGTGCACATGAACACGTAGTGGTCGGCCGGGAAGGTGCGGAACTCGCCGGTCAGCGGCAGCACGACGGTAATCTTCTCGTCGGGCTGCAGCGGGAACATGTTGACGATGGGCTTGCCGCGCGAGGCGCGGCCGCCCTGCGGCACCTCCCACACCTTGAGCCAGTAGACACGGCCCCGGTTGCTGAAGCAGAGGATCCAGTCGTGGGTGTTGGCGATGAAGAGCTGGTCGACCCAGTCGTCTTCCTTCGTCACCGTCGCCTGCTTGCCGCGGCCGCCGCGGCGCTGGGCCCGGTACTCGGCCAGCGGCTGGCTCTTGATGTAGCCGGTGTGCGACAGCGTCACCACCATGTCGGTGGGGGTGATCAGGTCCTCGGTGCCGAGCTCCTGCGCGTTGTGCTCGATGTGCGTGCGGCGGGCGCCCACCTTGGTCTGGCCGAACTCGGTGCGCAGCGTGGTGAGTTCGTCGCCGATGATGGCGGTGACGCGCTCCGGCCGGGCGAGGATGTCGAGCAGGTCGGCGATCTGGGTCATCACCTCCTTGTACTCGCCGATGATCTTGTCCTGCTCCAGGCCGGTCAGGCGCTGCAGGCGCATCTGCAGGATTTCGCCCGCCTGGTCGTCCGACAGCCGGTACAGGCCGTCTGCCTGCAGGCCATAGTGCAGCGGCAGCCCCTCGGGCCGGAAGGCCTGGCGGCCGCCGGCGGTCTGGCCCTCGGCGCGGGACAGCATCTCGCGCACCAGCGAGGAGTCCCACGCCTGGTTCATCAGCGCCTGCTTGGCCACCGGCGGCGTCGGCGACTCGCGGATGATGCGGATGAACTCGTCGATGTTGGCCAGCGCCACCGCCAGGCCTTCGAGCACGTGGCCGCGCTCGCGCGCCTTGCGCAGCTCGAACACGGTGCGGCGGGTGACCACCTCGCGGCGGTGCTCGAGGAAGATCTCCAGCAGCTGCTTGAGGTTGCACAGCTTGGGCTGGCCGTCGACCAGCGCCACCATGTTCATGCCGAAGGTGTCCTGCAGCTGCGTCTGCTTGTACAGGTTGTTGAGCACCACCTCGGGCACTTCGCCGCGCTTGAGCTCGATCACCACCCGCATGCCGGACTTGTCCGACTCGTCCTGGATGTGGCTGATCCCCTCGATCTTCTTCTCGTTGACGAGCTCGGCGATGCGCTCGAGCAGCGTCTTCTTGTTCACCTGGTACGGGATCTCGTCGACGATGATCGCCTGGCGGTTGCCGCGGTCGATGTCCTCGAAGTGGCACTTGGCCCGCATCACCACCTTGCCGCGGCCGGTGCGGTAGCCCTCGCGCACGCCGGCCAGGCCGTAGACGATGCCGGCGGTCGGGAAATCCGGCGCCGGCACGATCTCCATCAGCTCGTCGAGCGTGGCCTGCGGGTGCTTCTGCAGGTGCAGGCAGGCGTCAACCACCTCGTTCAGGTTGTGCGGCGGGATGTTGGTGGCCATGCCGACCGCGATGCCGCCCGAGCCGTTGATCAGCAGGTTGGGCAGGCGGCTGGGCAGGACCAGCGGCTCCTTCTCGGAGCCGTCGTAGTTGGGCCCGAAATCGACCGTCTCCTTGTCGATGTCGGCCAGCATCTCGTGCGCCACCTTGGCCAGGCGGATCTCGGTGTAGCGCATGGCGGCGGCGTTGTCGCCGTCCACCGAGCCGAAATTGCCCTGGCCGTCGACCAGCATGTGGCGCAGCGAGAAGTCCTGCGCCATGCGCACGATGGCGTCGTACACCGACTGGTCACCGTGCGGGTGGTATTTACCGATGACGTCGCCGACGATGCGCGCCGACTTCTTGTACGGCCGGTTCCAGTCGTTGTTCAGCTCGTGCATCGCGAACAGGACGCGGCGGTGCACCGGCTTCAGCCCGTCGCGGGCGTCGGGCAGCGCCCGGCCGACGATCACGCTCATCGCGTAGTCCAGGTAGGACCGGCGCATCTCCTCCTCGAGGCTGACGGGGAGGGTTTCCTTGGCGAAGGGGTTCATCGAGAGCGGGGAGGGTGTGGCGCGCCGTGCGGACTCGGCACGGCCGCTGCCAGCACGGGCGGGGGCGTGAAGCTGTGATTCTAAAGGTCGAGTCCTGTAGCTCCTGAGCAACACCGATTCGGGTGCCACCAGCCCTCTCCGTCAAAAACCCTTGCACTTGACGGCCCGATGGCACAATGCCCCGTCCGCGGTGATGCCCTTGACAGGGTTTTGCCAAGCTATTGCCGCTTTTCGATTTGGACGTTTCGCAGGCATCTGCGGCTTTCCTTGAGAGGAGAATCATGAAGAATCTGAACAAAGTAGCCGTGCTGTTCGCATCGGCGGCCCTCGTCGCCCCGCTGGCTGCCTTTGCGCAGTCCAACGACAACTGGCGCGCGGGCGACGGCACGGTGTGGAAGAACGGCACGAACGAACTGTGCTGGCGCAACGGGTCCTGGACCCCCGCCACCGCCGACCAGCGCTGCGACGGCGCCATCCGCCCGCCGGCGCCGGCCCCCCGCCCCCGCGCCGGCCCCCCCGTGCCGCCGCCCCGGCGCCCGCGCCCGCCCCCGCGCCGGCCGCCGTCGTGCCCGCCGCGCCGGTGAGCGAGAAGGTCACCTTCGCCGCCGACACCTTCTTCGACTTCGACAAGGCCACCCTCAAGCCGGAAGGCCGCGCCAAGCTGGACGACCTGGTCAGCAAGACCCAGGGCCTGGCGCTGGAAGTGATCATCGCCGTCGGCCACACCGACTCGGTGGGCACCGACGCGTACAACCAGCGCCTGTCGGTGCGCCGTGCCGAAGCGGTCAAGGCCTACCTGACCAGCAAGGGCATCGAAGCCAACCGCGTCTACACCGAAGGCAAGGGTGAGAAGCAGCCGGTGGCCGACAACAAGACCACCCAGGGCCGTGCCCAGAACCGCCGGGTGGAAATCGAGGTCGTCGGCACCCGCACCAAGCGCTGACGCCTCGTGCAGCCCGCCCGCGCGGGCTGCCGGCAAACCCCGCCTCGGCGGGGTTTTTTTTTT
The sequence above is a segment of the Aquabacterium sp. J223 genome. Coding sequences within it:
- the gyrA gene encoding DNA gyrase subunit A is translated as MNPFAKETLPVSLEEEMRRSYLDYAMSVIVGRALPDARDGLKPVHRRVLFAMHELNNDWNRPYKKSARIVGDVIGKYHPHGDQSVYDAIVRMAQDFSLRHMLVDGQGNFGSVDGDNAAAMRYTEIRLAKVAHEMLADIDKETVDFGPNYDGSEKEPLVLPSRLPNLLINGSGGIAVGMATNIPPHNLNEVVDACLHLQKHPQATLDELMEIVPAPDFPTAGIVYGLAGVREGYRTGRGKVVMRAKCHFEDIDRGNRQAIIVDEIPYQVNKKTLLERIAELVNEKKIEGISHIQDESDKSGMRVVIELKRGEVPEVVLNNLYKQTQLQDTFGMNMVALVDGQPKLCNLKQLLEIFLEHRREVVTRRTVFELRKARERGHVLEGLAVALANIDEFIRIIRESPTPPVAKQALMNQAWDSSLVREMLSRAEGQTAGGRQAFRPEGLPLHYGLQADGLYRLSDDQAGEILQMRLQRLTGLEQDKIIGEYKEVMTQIADLLDILARPERVTAIIGDELTTLRTEFGQTKVGARRTHIEHNAQELGTEDLITPTDMVVTLSHTGYIKSQPLAEYRAQRRGGRGKQATVTKEDDWVDQLFIANTHDWILCFSNRGRVYWLKVWEVPQGGRASRGKPIVNMFPLQPDEKITVVLPLTGEFRTFPADHYVFMCTGLGTVKKTALDEFSNPRKAGIIAVDLDEGDHLIGAALTDGHHDVMLFSDGGKAVRFDENDVRAMGRGARGVRGMALEEGQRVIAMLVAEDELQSVLTATENGYGKRTPIAEYTRHGRGTKGMIAIQQSERNGRVVAATLVRPTDEIMLITDRGVLVRTRVAEIRELGRATQGVTLIALDDGSKLTGLQRIVENDAAADTDAPADPEADAGSTE